In a genomic window of Nostoc sp. UHCC 0870:
- a CDS encoding TldD/PmbA family protein, giving the protein MWSELTKAIASFKIPADWIGIRVVKETAANHYVRDGLPQSNGKSTTQGAMLEVLVNGCLGYAATNSLELSSLQVAAEMAYKQALAASEWWIYPFRETERPKVVGEYNSPFLEPLDALCPGEINDLLVRICHTLKVDEKIVQTTASVSTNQKESWFVSSNGSEVYQKFLSLGNHYGAIAQDGAIVQQRTNNGWQAHCYQGGMELLHRENLWREVQQIGEQAIELLTAEECPTTRTNLVLAPDQMMLQIHESVGHPLEIDRILGDERNYAGGSFVNTSDFGQLVYGSPLMNITFDPTVDGEYASYGFDDTGAVATREYVIKEGVLQRGLGSLESQARTGVPGVACARASSWNRAPIDRMANLNLEPGNASFDEMISGIEHGVYMESNRSWSIDDRRYKFQFGCEYAKLIENGKLTKTLRNPNYRATTPEFWHSLIQVGDDSNWEMYGTPFCGKGEPNQAIWVGHGSPVCVFANVEVFGGGK; this is encoded by the coding sequence ATGTGGTCAGAATTAACAAAAGCGATCGCTAGTTTTAAAATACCGGCTGATTGGATCGGTATTCGAGTTGTGAAGGAAACGGCTGCTAACCATTATGTTCGTGATGGTTTGCCCCAATCCAATGGCAAATCCACAACCCAGGGAGCAATGCTCGAAGTCTTGGTGAACGGCTGTTTGGGTTACGCAGCGACTAATTCCTTAGAACTTTCATCGCTGCAAGTAGCGGCGGAAATGGCATATAAACAAGCACTTGCAGCTAGTGAGTGGTGGATTTATCCCTTCCGCGAAACTGAACGTCCTAAAGTGGTGGGTGAATATAACTCACCTTTTTTAGAACCATTGGATGCCCTATGTCCAGGAGAAATTAATGATTTATTGGTGCGGATTTGTCACACCCTCAAAGTTGACGAGAAAATTGTGCAAACCACAGCTAGCGTCAGCACGAACCAGAAAGAGAGTTGGTTTGTCAGCAGCAATGGTTCTGAGGTATATCAAAAGTTTTTATCTTTAGGAAACCATTATGGAGCGATCGCGCAAGATGGGGCAATAGTTCAACAACGCACTAATAACGGCTGGCAAGCACATTGTTATCAAGGTGGGATGGAACTGTTACACAGAGAAAATTTATGGCGAGAGGTGCAGCAAATTGGCGAACAGGCGATAGAACTGTTAACCGCCGAGGAATGCCCAACCACCCGCACCAATTTAGTTTTAGCCCCCGACCAAATGATGCTGCAAATTCATGAAAGTGTCGGACATCCCTTAGAAATTGACCGCATCTTAGGAGATGAACGCAACTACGCCGGCGGTAGCTTTGTCAACACCAGCGATTTTGGTCAGCTAGTTTACGGTTCACCCTTGATGAATATTACCTTCGACCCCACCGTTGATGGTGAATATGCTAGCTATGGCTTTGATGATACAGGAGCAGTTGCCACAAGAGAATATGTCATCAAAGAAGGCGTATTGCAACGGGGTTTAGGTAGTTTAGAAAGTCAAGCCAGAACCGGAGTTCCTGGGGTCGCCTGCGCTCGTGCATCCTCTTGGAATCGCGCCCCAATTGACCGCATGGCTAACTTAAATTTAGAACCAGGAAACGCCAGCTTTGACGAAATGATTAGTGGGATTGAACACGGCGTTTACATGGAATCTAACCGTTCTTGGTCAATTGACGATCGCCGTTATAAATTTCAGTTTGGCTGTGAGTATGCCAAATTAATTGAAAATGGTAAACTCACTAAAACCCTACGTAATCCCAACTACCGCGCCACCACCCCAGAATTTTGGCACAGCTTAATCCAAGTGGGGGATGACTCCAACTGGGAAATGTATGGTACACCCTTTTGTGGTAAAGGCGAACCCAACCAAGCCATCTGGGTAGGACATGGTTCACCAGTTTGTGTATTTGCTAATGTCGAAGTTTTCGGCGGAGGAAAATAA